ATTTTGCCCAAACACTAAATTATGGGAGCCTGGCTTCCAGTTGTGGCGTATAAGCCTTCAATGAGTGGACATATAAATCAGCTGGGAGGGCCCCACTTAGTAGAAAGCGAGCAAAAATATGAGTTCTTGCGGCACGGTGGAACAGACATTATTTATCTAGTTCTTAGATAGAACTAGATTTTTTTATTATAAAATTATAGTATGCAGATGCTTAGCAAGTATAAGAGGCTGTTAACTTTGTGTTTAGTAAATTTATTGACAGAGTAATATTTTATTTGATATGATTGATATAGGAAACTTTTCCAAAATTAAGTTTTAGGGGGGAGTGGTATAATGTCGGCAGAAGAGGGGGAAGTGACTAAACAACAGCAGCGAGAGAGAGTTATCGATTATAGACAGCGGTTGACGGATAAAGAATTATTACATAAGAGCATGGAAATTAAAAAGAAATTGTTTGAATTAGATGAGTTTGTCGAAGCAGAAATAATTATGTTTTATGTTGATTTCAGGAACGAAGTTAAAACAGAATTTATGATTAAAGAAGCATTAAGTGAGGGGAAACGGGTTGTTATTCCCATTAGTCAAGTTGAGGATAGATCACTATTATTGTCTGAGTTGAAAGATTATGATCAAGAATTAGAAGTAGGAACTTATGATATTTTAGAACCGAAAGAAGAATATATTAGACCAGTTGATCACAGTGAATTAGATTTAGTAATAGTTCCTGGAGTAGCTTTTGATGAAGATTGTAATCGTTTAGGCTATGGCGGGGGATATTATGATCGATTTTCTGCTAATTTAGATTCGCAGGTGAATAGATTAGCATTAGCGTTTGAAATTCAAATTGTAGATCAGGTAGTAACTGATGAACATGATTTACCAGTAGATAAAGTTTTAACTGAGAAAAGAGTGATTATATAATCACTCTTTTTTAAAATTTGACTGTAATTATTTTGGTACTTATGATACTATATAGATGATAAATTAATAATCATTAGCAATTTATTTAGTTTGGTTAAATTATGTTTAATGTTTAGGAAGGGGCTAATTTAGATGGATTTATTTACTCATAGTAATCAAGAGGGATTGGATGCATCTGCTCCTTTAGCTGATAGAATGCGGCCGACTACTTTGGATGATTTTTTTGGTCAAGAGGAAATCGTTGGTCCTGGTCGATTATTACGGCGTGCTATTAAAGCTGATCGAATTCAGTCATTGCTTCTTTATGGTCCACCAGGTACTGGAAAGACAACTTTGGCTATGATAATTGCTAATACAACTAGCTCTGAATTTGAAAGACTGAATGCTGTTACTTCTGGGGTAAAAGATATTAGGGAGATAATTAAGCAGGCTAAAGAAAGAAGGAGAATGTATCAAACAAAGACTATTTTATTTATAGATGAAATACATAGGTTTAATAAATCTCAGCAGGATGCTTTATTACCAGCGGTTGAGAAAGGGACAATTATTCTAATTGGCGCTACTACTGAGAATCCTTATTTTGAAGTTAATTCGCCTTTGGTTTCAAGATCTAGAGTTTTTGAATTGAAACCGCTTACTAAAGATGATTTAAAGCAGATTTTGTTAAATGCTTTGGAGGATAATAAAAAAGGTTTAGGTGACTATAGGGTTAATTTAACTCAAAGAGCTTTGGATCATATAACAGAAGTGTCTAATGGAGATGCAAGGGCAGCATTAAATGCGTTAGAATTGGCAGTTTTAACTACTCCAGAGAATGGAAATGGAATTAAGGAGATAACTCTCGAAGTAGCAGAAGAGTCGATACAACAGCGTAGTTTAGATTATGATAAAGCGGGAGATAATCATTATGATACAGTTTCAGCTTTTATTAAAAGTATGAGGGGATCTGATCCAGATGCAACATTGTATTGGTTGGCTCGCATGTTAGAGGCAGGGGAGGATCCTAAATTTATTGCTCGGCGGATTCT
The window above is part of the Sporohalobacter salinus genome. Proteins encoded here:
- a CDS encoding 5-formyltetrahydrofolate cyclo-ligase; this encodes MSAEEGEVTKQQQRERVIDYRQRLTDKELLHKSMEIKKKLFELDEFVEAEIIMFYVDFRNEVKTEFMIKEALSEGKRVVIPISQVEDRSLLLSELKDYDQELEVGTYDILEPKEEYIRPVDHSELDLVIVPGVAFDEDCNRLGYGGGYYDRFSANLDSQVNRLALAFEIQIVDQVVTDEHDLPVDKVLTEKRVII
- a CDS encoding AAA family ATPase, which translates into the protein MDLFTHSNQEGLDASAPLADRMRPTTLDDFFGQEEIVGPGRLLRRAIKADRIQSLLLYGPPGTGKTTLAMIIANTTSSEFERLNAVTSGVKDIREIIKQAKERRRMYQTKTILFIDEIHRFNKSQQDALLPAVEKGTIILIGATTENPYFEVNSPLVSRSRVFELKPLTKDDLKQILLNALEDNKKGLGDYRVNLTQRALDHITEVSNGDARAALNALELAVLTTPENGNGIKEITLEVAEESIQQRSLDYDKAGDNHYDTVSAFIKSMRGSDPDATLYWLARMLEAGEDPKFIARRILVHAAEDVGNADPQALTVATSAAQAVEYIGLPEARIPLAQAAVYIATAPKSNAIIAGIDQALKAVQNETISGVPNHLRDTHYKGAEKLKRGKGYKYPHNYSQNYVEQKYLPDKLANKQFYQPSYQGYEKKIRKFLGELNKD